Genomic segment of Juglans microcarpa x Juglans regia isolate MS1-56 chromosome 7S, Jm3101_v1.0, whole genome shotgun sequence:
CCTGACACGTTGTGTATTAATTGGCAATGACATTTTTagatctcaattaaaataaaaattaaaatgctaaAGCCATGGATTGTCTTTTGTCATATTGAGTTGTTTTTAAGCTCGCTCACTCAATAATGGTGTTAGTTAAAACTAAAAGAGTTCTTCTTATCTGCTCCCATTTTAATATTGGAATGAAAGGAAGagagaatatataattttttttttttttttaacttacaaACAAGCATATATGATTTATGATAATGCCATTTTAATAGGACCGACAAAACGACAAAGGAAGGTAAGCAACAACAAgtctataaaaagaaatttcatatttttttatttcgaTAAAATGGTAATATGGAATggacaaaaaaaacaaattatagaaTGGAATCTATTCTTTCTTACTTAATTACTTGTGGTGGTGCTGATTTGAATGATTCAACCATTTTATATAAAGTCAATGAAAGGCATCGACATCCTTTAGGTTAAAGAAGTCTCAGTAGGAATCCAATTCGGCAATTCTTTAATCcccattaatttcattttcttttatcaacaaatgtattttttgtttcGTATTGTTGTCCTGAGATTTGATCCTTTTAAGATGTGGTTTGTAAGCAAATATCttttataccttttttttttttttttttttttggtatggaATTGATGGATTTGTAGGAATCGTATTATTGCctttgattaagaaaataaaagaatggcAATGATAATGCTATTTACCAAGTTTATTATCAATCATGCTAtctatcaataatatatttaacCTCAAATTAAGCACATTAAATACATTTAGACTATAttggaaaattaaaattgtCCATTCTCAATGTTGTTGGTCTGCTAAGAAAAATGGATTTCCAATATCTTAATTGGAATTAGTTTTACATTTTAATTGGAAGGTAGACTATAATTATGGCTTTAATAATATCACATTAGATCATCAATTATCTCGAATGCCTATGTTTAATttcatgaaattttgaaaatggaagaaaaataataattaaaaaaaaaaaaaaaagacatgaatAAATGACACGTGTCAGTACTGTAATAGAAATGacttttagatttatttttatctaaaagtACGGGTTAGTTTGGACAAAGAGAGCGACGCTTGCGAGTTGcgagaaaataaatattcagaCAAAATTCGATCTCGAAAACCTTAAATAAGATCTcctttttctaaatataattattctctgTCTCCGTGGACTTCCACTGTCTCTCTTTAAGGTtacaccgagagagagagagagagagagagagagagagagagagactccaGTACCGATGAGCTTCGACTTGTGAAACACCAAAGCATCTTGAGTTCCGATTAGCTGCATCGTAAGTTCTACTCCAACAGTTTCCTCTCATATCTCTCTTCCTGGACTTTGATTCAAAAATTTGATCACAATATGTAACTATGGATTTTACTAGTACCTAAATTCTCTACTTTTCCTTTTGTTATCcagtgtttggttgttgagaaaacaCGTGGAAAAACGAGAAAAGCTTTGGTTTTTTTGGGCTTCAAAATGCTACGGATGGTCGATATTTCACgtctttttcaaaaagttttttccCCTTCCGAATATGTACTTGTTATAAATTGTGAGAGATTGGGCGTATCAGAATTTAGAGTGGAAATGGAGATACCCAGACGAAACATTCAGCCAAATTGGGCTAAATAGTTGTATTAGGCTAAGTTTGGTGGAGTAGGGTCTTGGAATTTTTACAACTTAAATAAGTTTTGTTCTGCTTCTTCCTTCAAATATTTGAGCTGACGAACAATGGTCGTTGATCATCTTTCCGAGCCCAGTTACTCAGCTGTATGTTCGCTtcgattataatattattattcatttcgTTGGGTGTGCGTGTTCTCTTTTGCTTACGTATGGTCCTATGGAGTCCCGAATTTGCCCAATATATTTTTGGTAagaatcaaaatttattttattttagttgctTACTTTTATGGGTTGAAGGAGGAAGTTGTGAATGATGCCAGCAAAGCCTGGAAATGAAGATGGACGATTAGAACATGGTGGGCAGACTGTGTTGCAGtcagccacatattctcaaccTTGGTGGCGTGGCGTGGGGAACAATGTGTCCTTAGGTGACAATGCTTCAAAATCAACTTCAATGGAACACTTAAATGTTTCTGTTGGGAATGGAGTCATGCAATTGAAAGTGAATGGCCCGCTAGATGATGGAGCCAAATTCAACAAAGAAACACGGGGTACTGTAGCATCAAAATCTGGTAGTTAACTTTTGAGCTGCCCTTTTCTCAATGAAGTGTTGTGAAGATTGCTTCATATATGTTTATTTGTATGTGTGTATTATCTATTTACTAGCTATTGAATGTATCGAACCACACGTTGTTTCAATTGGAGAAACCACTTTCACTATATCCAAATGGTTGATGATTGCAATTTTGATTCCTCAACTacttttgtttattaaattcccgaaaatttttgtaatttagtaAAAACAAAACCTTACCGCAGAAAGGAGAGAAATTTGGCTTTGATGGCTTCACAAAAGTCCATTAAAATTCTCCGCTAATGTTTATTTGCCTTGAAAAGCTGGAAAATGTTTACTTGATGGCACTAGGAGTTACTTCTAATTTGTAAATTATGTTTATACAcctgtatgattttttttttaatttgataagtTGGAATCTTGTCCCCTGTTATTTAAGAGTGTGTAGTACCCCCCCCCCAACAACCATCTTTTCTTTCAGTTGGTGCAATGTGAAGCTGACTATGGCAGACAAGCAGACCAAGAAATTGCATTGTGCTTCAGTTTTTGGCGTAAGTGAAATAGGTCAAGATGTGGACCATCTTCGACCGAGACCATCAATTGCTGATCAATCATGATTCCATTTCCAGCTTCCCCTTTTTCCCATGACTGCCATCTTTTCCTTTGTTACACGCGTTTTCCATATATGGAACAAAGGCTTCAGGCTGTTAAGTATTTATGGGCTTCCAATGTTTAAACTGTGTTTTTTATTCCATTTCCAACTTCCCCTTTTCCTGTGACTGCCATCTTTTCCTTTGTTACACGAGTTGTCCATAAATGGAACAAAGGCTTcagaatcaataaaaaaaaaggttttaactGTGCTTTTGGTCCTAATGCGAAATTCAAGCAGCTCTTTTCTGTCCTTTTCCTATTTTATGGTCCCTTACTAGGTCCTTCCCAAACTATATGTCATAGTATTTTCTATGTGAACGTCTTATGAAATACTACTAGGAAGATATGTCGACTTACACCACCAGGTATCTCAGAATAGGGGGAAAATATAGATCTACATAGTCATGTGATCTGAGATACACGAACTTCACAAATGCAATGTTGTGCCAAGGTGTGGATGGAATGTTTCTTATATCttagaattaaaattttaacaggTCATGTTCTCTGCTATATGATCATGTATGTCACAAGTGCAGAGTATCTggtaaatattcaaatttatttttcatatcagATGGGAATATTGGGAAAGAGCACCGAGATAATAACCATGTTCCATCCTTAACCCCTAAAATGGTTGAACACCTTGATCCGAACTCCCAGATGGAGCTTGTTGGTCACTCGATTGTAAGTCCTGTtcatccctctctctcaaattcATACACCTGCATGTTTGGATGTTCAATTAATAATCTGGTGCTTTGGATTGCTTTTATTTGGGCTACtggaaaaaattattacttttcaatGTAATTTATGCAGGTATTGACATCATATCCTTATTCAGATCAACAGTATGGTGGAATGTTTGCTTCTTATGGGCCCCAAGCTATGGTATGCAATTTGATGTAAATTTAATTGAGAACTGACcgctataaaaatttaagatccACTTGATAGAATATGGTACTTGTATGTTACACATATAAGAAAACTGAATTTCGTTATTTAGCCACTCTGCTTGGTGTTGGGAGTAGTTATTTTTAGTCGTCTGCTTTGGGATGTAACAATCTTCTGATGCTACCTCCTGCGATGCCAGATACCTCAATTATATGGAATGCATCATGCTAGAATGCCTTTACCTCTTGAAATGGAAGAGGAACCTGTCTAtgtaaatgcaaaacaatatcATGGTATTCTGAGACGAAGACAATCACGTGCTAAGGCTGAGCTTGAGAAGAAAGTGATAAAAGTTCGGAAggtataattaatttgttgtaatCTTTTTCTTCCCTGGACCATGCTATATAAACtgggatatataatatattgtcaGAATAAAAACATGCATTGAATGGTTGATGCAACTTTCATTTAGTATATCTCCTTTTGGTCAAAGTTCTTTTATGTTCAgctaaatttattcattattggCAAGTTTCCTTCTAGGTTTTGTTTCTCATTATGGCCCTTGTGGATGGACATTGTTACTTAATGTGTGTTTGCATGCTGGAAAATTTCCTGCTGGGTTTCATAGCTTGGTTAGCTCTCTTTCAGTTGGGATCCATTAGAAATTGTGTTACCTCTTCGAATAACTGACTCCGTTAATGCTTGCTTCATTGGGGGATTGCAACTCATCAATCACACTTTCAAATTAAAAGCCTATCTCATTATATTGTCTGTCTACATATTATTAGATGCTTGAAGTTGCATTATTTATTGAAAGGATTCTATTCTCACGATTACACAAATCAAACCAGATTGGACAGGGTTGTCCTGAAGGCATGAAAAACCCATAATCATGAAGGCGGAATGAAATTGATAATGTTGACCAGTGGACCTCAACAATTTCTGTCATTGGACCAGGTCCTTGTTACATACTTATGTTCTATGTGTAGAATGGAATTAGTTAAGGAGATTTAGCATGTTGCTGCCCTTTCTAGTGTCGGGATTTCGTATGACGGGAGTGCCAATATGAAAGTTTATTGTCTTTGCAAAAATCTAGTCGTTTCTTTTCTGTTGCTttatataattggaatgagtcTTCTTTTTCAAACATATTCATTTACTTGATACAAATCAAGAAGTGGTCTATATTTAAGCCATACTGTTGTTTATGGGGAGTAAAATGCAGGCCTCGATCATGGCAGATGGTGAGGGCATGAGTAGGTGGGACGGATTGGGTATGTCTGAGGCTGAATTTATGTCTAGCCTcaatagaaaacataaaaagggtttttttttttcttttttttttggggggggggggggggggggggggggggggggggggggcatggTTGTTTTGGAAGttgtttgataaaaatattgtaaggaGCTTGGACTTGTAATAATTTGGTTATCTTGTGAGTTCAGCTTCTGTTTTGCTTCTCCATCTCCAACCCCAACCTTCTAACTTGTGAAGATTTAGAATGGCTGGAAGGATTCCTGATATTGTATGATGGTTTCATGTGACAGCCATATCTCCACGAGTCTCGACACCTACATGCTATGAGGAGGGCGAGAGGCTGTGGGGGGCGCTTTCTTAATACAAAAAAGCTTGATAATCTTTCTGATCCCCCTTCAGAAGAAGGCATGAATATGGGTGCTAAACCTTCTATGGGGCCAACCATCTCATCTGGCTCTAAATGCTTTTTCAACAATGGCAATGGGAATTCAAGTTCCTCGCATAATCAGCACAAGGGATCACTGGCCATAATTCACAACACACATGGAACGCACTGTTTTTCCAACGGTAACAGCAGTGGCAATGGCCTGTCATCAACTTACCATTCACTGTTTAGTGATGGTAAGGAGGTAGACTGCTTGGGTCAGCAGAGAGAGAGCATGCAGGTGAACGGGGTTGTACATGGGGCACTCCCCATTAAATGACATTCGCTGAAGGTGGGATGCCTCCTGAAATAGTTTACCAGTTCAGTTCTAATGACTCTTGATATTAGTTGTGATCGAGAACAAAGTAACTTTGTATCTTATGAGAGACTATTGTGCAGGTGAACCTGAAGGTGTTCACCGCATCCAGCTTTGGGAGAAACCCTCGTGTTTCTCAGGCAATTCATTCTTGGCTTAAAAAAAACTAGGTTACTTGTCTTAATTCTAGGTGAGAATTGGGAGACAAATATGACTCGCTGCTATTATGGTCTGAAGTTCAtacatttttcttcctttccctcCTAGTGTAAAATGCTCAAAGTTCCTAACTTATCAAGTAGGAAATGGTTATGTATGTgtaaaatttcaacaatttagGTATGGAGATTTCAGAAGTGTGATGCTTGTTTATGACAAGAGTTGGCTAGCCTGATGGTGCTGTGTTGACAATGTTATGagcttatctctctctctctgcttttaTTGCAATTTGATGAGTGTTAGATGACAACAAAAGATGCAAAGCACAGATAGGAGGTGCATCCTATCAATCTATGATTGAATGGAGGTCTGGTTGCCTATAACAGCCCTTCATCCCATAGGGCGGTTGAGATAAGGGGTTGGGAGGAAATTAAGAAAGTTTCTCCTTGGTTCATTTTCTGTAAGAGCCCCAGGTGTCATGGTTCTGGAGGTGTTGATTCTGGCATACATCAGACTGAAATCTTAAgtttattctcaatttttttcttgcaaATAGACAGCCAATCTGGATCAGAGCTTATAGTCTGCATCATTAGCAAACTAATTCCATTGGTGTGATATTGCTGGCCAAATTTTCTACATAAACAAAACAAGGAAACAAAATTGAAGCAAGTAAACAGTACGAGAAAATTTGGTAggtataggttttttttttttttttttttttttttttttttttttttttttttttttttttaaacaaggtCATGGACTCATGCATGGATCAGAAGCAAAAACTAGGTAGATATAGTTTGGTACTAAAAGAAACTAATTTTAAGCTCTTCCCCGTTcgtttcttatttgaaaaatatttataaatattttggtatCAAATAAATTCTTTCAGAACgcttttagttttttcttcgaagaaaagaaaaaattcaatagATATATTGAGGCGATTCATTACTacaggtataaaataatttcatataaataaatttataaattagtatgattttatgtgatccgttagatctattttataataaaattaattttataatttgacgtattatattaaattacgtcaaattctgaatttattttactgaaatttttttattaaattacgtcagtttataaatttattttactgaAATTCTtttatcactaaaatatttctcaaaataaaaataaagaaagaaaaaaacttattttagaaaaagaaagaaataaaaaagggaaTCGTATCCTCAGGCTCACACCAGCTCGCGCTTAGGGTGTATATAAGGCTAAGGCACCGTCACTCAGAGCCGTAGCACAAGCCCTAGCGGCAGAACGGCTCCCTCGACACACTTTCACAGCGGCGCACTTCCCCGACGGCTAACGgtactctctctccctctctctctgtgtgtcaGAGTATTTAGGTTTCTGTAATTTCTGATCCCAATGAGGAAGAGTTTAGTAATCTGAAATGGGTGCATGGAAATGGATTTCACAGTTCAGGAAATGCATGGGGCTCCCATTTGCAAGCTTACTGCAGAGGTTGAGGAACCCATGGTTTCATGCCCTCCCAGGTTGATACTAGGCATCCTGaggggtttttttattttatttgaccaGGTTTAGTGATCTGATTTAACCTAAGGGATTCATTCATATGTCCTTCTGTGATCTAACATAACACAGTTTCGTTTTCAATGTTTGCATTAAAAGATAACATTCTCTTGCTCAAAACATATATTGTGTACCATAACGGCGCATCTCAAACGTATACAGCTAACAAATTACTTCCTTCCTCTACTGGGATTTGAAACAAagagccatttttttttataactccGCAAGCATTCACAACCGGCTGTTTGGCAAACCAGAAAATTGGGTGTCTCTGAACATACTGAATAGCATAATTAACTGCGCATTGCGCAGTTTGATAATTAGCAGTGCATTGTGCGTTTTGAACAGAGGAGCTTTTCTCATCGGGAAGAGCTCATATAGATTTCACTTTCATATCCACATTACaccaaaaaaaaacacacacacatgtgACAGAACCCATGTTGTCTCATGACATACATACTAAAGCAGTAACCTGTAGTCTGCAAAGGCTGTATGTTGCGATCTGAAATGCGATCGAGCCACCCAAAATTCCATAGCACCTCATAAATCTGCCTAAGCAAGCACTTTCACTGACTGTATAAGCAATACCGATTGTTAGAGatgaaatcaaatcaagaatcttttatttgattattacaaattatttccATACTTATATCtaaaagatttgatttttacCTTATCTCAACTCCAAGCAACAATCTCCATATATAGAGTTGTGCAATTACAATTTAGCTTGGCATTTTAAACATATATTGTTAGCTTgacactagtatatatatttcaCGCTTCCAACATCTGTTTTTGTTGTCTATCCATATGCAAGGAGGCTCCGGATATGCCAAAAGCATCATGTTTCAATGGTTGAAATGAATAATGTCAGCAATCCTATAACtgttgtgattaaaaaaaaaaaaaaaaaagctccgTGCAAAGAACAGGTAAAACTCCTAAATACCCTACTTTCACTTACAATCCTAGCAAATCGTGATGATGCAAATCATCTTATTCTAATGGCTGTAGGCCTCGGCCATGCAACTAAGCATGTGGTTTACAAAAACAGCAAAGCCACTACTAACTAGTGCCATCGGAGGATGCCGTAAAATCCGACTACAGTAATAGAAATCCTCATCGTTGTAGAATATTAAAATCTAGTACGTGAAGGATgttgtgtggcgcccccaatcccccttataaaaatacacagggatcgagacgccaggatggtgacaacacggtcacacatcccaacgaagtgccagtgtgtgtaaatgcaacagtgttcaaataaaataacgcagcggatagtcaactaagtaccagaatttaattacaatcaaacatcagtaaagatttaaatagaagttatacagtcatccataaaataatttacaatagtttaaaagctacaaacgagtgatcccagatcactcctcaggcggagccgtctcctcaggctcgccctcctcctcctcatcagcatcaaaatctgcgacaccacaaaatggtctcgcaggtaagtataacccaaacaacgacgtaatacaaaatgcattaaatgcaactaacatgcatgcacatgaaaacatgcatttttccacaaaacatcattttttcaaaaatgataaattttccaacacacacacaccaaaatctcattttggtccgaattatccgtaaaacattttcccagaaaatgatttacccaaaaaaaatcaactcgcactattttcccagaaaatagtgcattaataccaaatgcaccatgcattatttccatatgcaccatggtctcccctatggaccatccgcacgtcctggcttcgcagcggtgctcagttccgcgcccagcgcgtacgtggccaagcactcacactacgcaacgagcgatgcccagttccgcgcccagcgcgtacgtggccagacatcctctagtccccgccagcagaaggaccacggagtcggcacgagaccatctcgtccgaacccattgtcgcccggcgacaatccaggggacgttactcagtatattccgctcccgagtaaccagaggagctccaccgagttaatgccccatctcggcttggggtcgtgatacacacgcaccaaaaatattaacacataaaatcatagcttttcaaagcacatgaacatgaatgcaacacacgaaaacccagttttcttttacaaacatgatcatgcatgaaatgatgaaatgcacatgtaccaacacaacatccaaaccaacaaataccaatccaatcaaatccaaccaaacaactccaatcacaaatccatccgacccccgaactcctcggactcagtccggcatgccaaaaaaatacagtgaaatgggttagtgcaaaaatacatttgaattactaaaattctttggagaaatacttacagtgcaatataataattttccgaggatcgcgaagttgaaaaaagcgacgtttgagcaacaccacagtgtaaaatacactgtggccgtgggtcacaattaccaactttccaacgaggacaaacgaagacccaagattgatagggtagggcctagggaggtcggtgaaactagtggtggtggtggtttgccatgggtggcggcgcaaggggcggttttaggcccgaaaagtgcaaatcggagatggacttggtggggcttcaccggtgacggatcggagctggggttgggtccaatgggttgccaagaggccggggatgaagtggtaggaagatggtggccggaggtggcgcgacggcggcgcaatggaggaaaatgtgccgcggcgtcgtgggtttcgtgggcttcgtggaggctaacggcggcacgaacggcggtgatactggtggggtaggacggccggcggctggggagtctaatgggctgggcggtgacgaccaccgccggcggacggcggcgctgggagtggacaagggaaacgggcggaggagaggggaggagagagagggatcgcgcgggagaggaaagaataaggagaaaagaaaaaagaaaaaaaagaggaaaagaaaaggagaggaaagaaaaagagggaaaaagaaatgaggtccaatcctcataacttgggtcacaaaaatgatccaacggaaacgattttaaaaccacaagttaaataaaataatttaaacgtaatggtaaagtcaaattgaaataattaa
This window contains:
- the LOC121241499 gene encoding nuclear transcription factor Y subunit A-1-like isoform X1; this translates as MMPAKPGNEDGRLEHGGQTVLQSATYSQPWWRGVGNNVSLGDNASKSTSMEHLNVSVGNGVMQLKVNGPLDDGAKFNKETRGTVASKSDGNIGKEHRDNNHVPSLTPKMVEHLDPNSQMELVGHSIVLTSYPYSDQQYGGMFASYGPQAMIPQLYGMHHARMPLPLEMEEEPVYVNAKQYHGILRRRQSRAKAELEKKVIKVRKPYLHESRHLHAMRRARGCGGRFLNTKKLDNLSDPPSEEGMNMGAKPSMGPTISSGSKCFFNNGNGNSSSSHNQHKGSLAIIHNTHGTHCFSNGNSSGNGLSSTYHSLFSDGKEVDCLGQQRESMQVNGVVHGALPIK
- the LOC121241499 gene encoding nuclear transcription factor Y subunit A-1-like isoform X2, whose amino-acid sequence is MMPAKPGNEDGRLEHGGQTVLQSATYSQPWWRGVGNNVSLGDNASKSTSMEHLNVSVGNGVMQLKVNGPLDDGAKFNKETRDGNIGKEHRDNNHVPSLTPKMVEHLDPNSQMELVGHSIVLTSYPYSDQQYGGMFASYGPQAMIPQLYGMHHARMPLPLEMEEEPVYVNAKQYHGILRRRQSRAKAELEKKVIKVRKPYLHESRHLHAMRRARGCGGRFLNTKKLDNLSDPPSEEGMNMGAKPSMGPTISSGSKCFFNNGNGNSSSSHNQHKGSLAIIHNTHGTHCFSNGNSSGNGLSSTYHSLFSDGKEVDCLGQQRESMQVNGVVHGALPIK